One window of the Niallia circulans genome contains the following:
- the cdaA gene encoding diadenylate cyclase CdaA — MSFADFPFLKYLANTVDIILVWYVIYKIITIIRGTKAVQLLNGIFVILIIKMLSEYFQLQTLSWMMQQVIQWGALALIIIFQGELRRALEQLGRGKFFSRSVVQEHELQAQLVESIVKAVDYMAKRRIGALITIERETGMSDYIETGIALDSKISAELLINIFIPNTPLHDGAVIIQKTNIAAAACYLPLSESPFISKELGTRHRAALGISEVTDSLTVVVSEETGAISITKNGDLHRELKLDAFREMLSSALITPSTKQTTSSKWSWKGKKNE; from the coding sequence ATGTCGTTTGCAGATTTCCCTTTTTTAAAATATTTAGCGAATACAGTAGACATTATCCTTGTTTGGTATGTCATTTATAAGATTATTACAATTATCCGCGGGACAAAAGCGGTACAATTGTTGAATGGAATATTTGTTATTTTAATTATTAAAATGTTAAGTGAATATTTCCAACTACAAACATTAAGCTGGATGATGCAGCAGGTAATACAGTGGGGTGCTTTAGCCCTTATTATTATTTTCCAGGGAGAATTAAGAAGAGCTCTCGAACAATTGGGGCGAGGGAAGTTTTTTTCACGATCCGTTGTTCAGGAACATGAACTCCAAGCCCAGTTAGTGGAATCGATTGTAAAAGCAGTAGACTATATGGCTAAACGAAGAATTGGTGCGTTAATCACAATTGAAAGAGAAACAGGAATGAGTGATTACATAGAAACAGGTATTGCGCTTGATTCAAAGATATCTGCAGAGCTATTAATTAATATTTTTATTCCGAATACTCCACTGCATGATGGAGCCGTTATTATACAAAAAACAAATATTGCCGCAGCCGCATGTTACCTTCCTCTATCGGAAAGTCCCTTTATTTCAAAAGAGCTGGGAACTAGACATAGAGCGGCACTGGGCATTAGTGAAGTAACAGACAGCTTAACCGTCGTTGTTTCAGAGGAAACGGGTGCAATCTCGATAACGAAAAACGGTGATTTGCACAGAGAATTAAAATTAGATGCATTTAGAGAAATGTTATCTAGTGCCTTGATAACACCTTCTACCAAACAAACCACGTCAAGTAAGTGGAGCTGGAAGGGGAAGAAAAATGAGTAA
- a CDS encoding CdaR family protein, whose protein sequence is MSKLFNNVIGKNWFTKVLSLAFALLLFSYAYDPNESSTDVNVPGDSETVILEDIPVTAYYDTENVVVTGIPKTVTVTLRGPTVHIQQAKLKKDFEVYVNLANANLGSKTVPLQIKDLSDKIKASIDPETIKVTVKEKVTQEFNVEAEFSSNALAKGYAAGTPKIEPKTVKVTGAKDEIEKIAYVKANVNLDGNTNEAVSQQAKVSVLDGSLNKLNVQVEPEIVEVNIPVKRTSKTVPIKIVEQGKPKDGITIDSITLDKKEATITGPEDVLKDVESTRVEVDLSKIEKDEELTLPVIISNGVTSVDPELVKVTVKVTAAQQEQEQEQKEDDEQANQDSEEAVTTEKTETRTLSNVPITIKGLNSDLEATIAKPKSSSTSLRISGEQNRVRELSVSDFNLYIDLTGMDDGEHEVPIKVNGPDNIDWELATNTASVSITNKEA, encoded by the coding sequence ATGAGTAAATTGTTTAATAATGTAATAGGGAAAAATTGGTTTACAAAAGTTTTATCCTTAGCTTTTGCTCTTTTACTTTTTTCCTATGCATATGATCCCAATGAAAGTTCAACAGATGTAAATGTTCCAGGTGATTCAGAAACCGTTATTTTAGAGGATATCCCAGTAACAGCCTATTATGATACTGAAAATGTAGTTGTTACAGGGATACCGAAAACTGTTACCGTTACTTTAAGAGGTCCAACGGTTCATATACAGCAGGCTAAATTGAAAAAGGATTTTGAGGTATATGTGAATTTAGCAAATGCTAATTTAGGAAGTAAGACCGTTCCCCTTCAAATAAAGGACTTATCTGATAAAATTAAGGCATCGATTGATCCTGAAACGATAAAAGTCACGGTAAAAGAAAAGGTTACTCAAGAATTTAATGTAGAAGCAGAATTTAGCAGTAACGCTCTTGCGAAAGGATACGCTGCTGGAACACCGAAAATTGAGCCGAAAACAGTTAAGGTTACAGGAGCAAAAGATGAGATTGAAAAAATTGCCTATGTAAAGGCAAATGTAAATCTTGATGGAAATACAAATGAGGCTGTAAGCCAACAGGCGAAGGTTTCTGTATTGGATGGTAGTTTAAATAAATTAAATGTGCAAGTGGAACCAGAAATAGTAGAAGTGAATATTCCTGTAAAAAGAACGAGTAAAACAGTACCTATAAAAATAGTGGAACAAGGTAAGCCAAAGGATGGTATAACCATTGACTCGATAACTTTGGATAAAAAGGAAGCAACTATCACTGGTCCAGAAGATGTTTTAAAAGATGTGGAAAGCACAAGAGTTGAAGTTGACCTAAGTAAAATAGAAAAAGATGAAGAATTAACATTACCTGTCATTATATCCAATGGGGTAACATCTGTTGATCCAGAGCTTGTAAAGGTTACAGTAAAGGTAACAGCCGCCCAGCAAGAGCAAGAACAAGAACAGAAAGAGGATGATGAGCAGGCGAATCAGGATTCAGAGGAAGCTGTGACGACAGAAAAAACAGAAACAAGAACGTTAAGCAATGTACCTATTACTATTAAAGGTTTAAATAGCGATTTAGAGGCAACCATTGCTAAACCTAAAAGTAGTAGTACAAGTCTTCGGATTTCTGGGGAGCAAAATAGGGTAAGGGAATTAAGTGTCTCTGATTTTAATCTCTATATAGATTTAACAGGAATGGATGATGGGGAGCACGAAGTCCCTATTAAAGTAAATGGACCTGACAATATAGATTGGGAACTAGCTACAAATACGGCGAGTGTGTCTATTACAAATAAAGAGGCTTAA
- the glmM gene encoding phosphoglucosamine mutase codes for MGKYFGTDGVRGVANSELTPEIAFKLGRYGGFVLTKDHDRPKVLIGRDTRISGHMLEGALVAGLLSIGAEVMRLGVISTPGVSYLTKALGAQAGVMISASHNPVADNGIKFFGPDGFKLSDEQELEIEALIDQAEDTLPRPTGADLGQVDDYFEGGQKYLQFLKQTVDEEFAGIHIALDCAHGATSSLAMHLFADLDADISTMGASPNGLNINDGVGSTHPEALSKFVLEKEADVGLAFDGDGDRLIAIDENGDIVDGDQIMYICAKYLKETARLKNNTVVSTVMSNLGFYKALEQHEITSIPTAVGDRYVVEEMRNNGYNLGGEQSGHIIFLDYNTTGDGLLTGLQLVNIMKVTKKKLSELAGEMKKFPQKLVNIRVTDKFHVTDNEKVKEVIAKVEQDMNGNGRILVRPSGTEPLVRVMAEAPTEELCEAYVNVISEVVKEEMGLPEE; via the coding sequence ATGGGTAAATATTTCGGTACGGACGGAGTACGAGGTGTGGCAAATAGTGAACTAACACCAGAAATAGCGTTTAAGCTAGGAAGATATGGTGGTTTCGTCCTAACAAAAGACCACGACAGACCAAAGGTATTAATCGGACGAGATACTCGTATTTCCGGACATATGCTGGAAGGAGCGCTTGTAGCAGGATTGCTTTCCATTGGTGCAGAAGTAATGCGCTTAGGTGTTATCTCTACACCAGGTGTATCCTATTTAACTAAGGCATTAGGAGCACAGGCGGGAGTAATGATTTCTGCATCGCATAACCCGGTCGCAGATAATGGGATTAAATTTTTTGGTCCTGATGGTTTTAAACTATCGGATGAGCAAGAGTTAGAAATTGAAGCACTGATTGATCAAGCAGAAGATACGTTACCTAGACCAACGGGTGCAGATCTTGGTCAGGTTGATGACTATTTTGAAGGTGGTCAAAAGTATCTGCAGTTCTTAAAACAAACAGTGGATGAGGAATTTGCAGGCATTCACATTGCATTAGATTGTGCACATGGAGCAACTTCTTCCTTAGCAATGCATTTGTTTGCAGATTTAGATGCGGATATTTCTACAATGGGCGCATCACCGAATGGATTAAATATTAATGATGGCGTAGGTTCTACACACCCTGAGGCACTTTCTAAATTTGTCCTAGAAAAAGAAGCAGATGTTGGGTTAGCCTTTGACGGTGATGGTGATCGTTTGATTGCTATTGATGAAAATGGGGATATCGTGGACGGCGATCAAATTATGTATATATGTGCAAAATACTTAAAAGAAACAGCAAGACTCAAAAACAATACAGTTGTTTCTACTGTCATGAGTAATTTAGGCTTCTATAAAGCACTAGAACAACACGAAATTACGAGCATTCCAACTGCTGTTGGAGACCGTTATGTAGTCGAAGAAATGCGTAATAATGGCTATAACCTTGGTGGAGAACAGTCAGGACATATTATCTTCCTTGACTACAATACAACAGGTGACGGTCTTTTAACTGGGCTGCAATTAGTTAATATTATGAAAGTAACAAAGAAAAAGCTATCGGAGCTTGCAGGAGAAATGAAGAAATTTCCGCAAAAATTAGTGAATATTAGAGTGACAGATAAATTTCATGTAACAGATAATGAAAAAGTAAAAGAAGTAATTGCAAAAGTAGAACAAGATATGAACGGAAATGGAAGAATTTTAGTTCGTCCTTCTGGAACCGAGCCACTTGTACGTGTAATGGCGGAGGCTCCAACAGAGGAATTATGTGAAGCTTATGTGAATGTTATTTCCGAAGTTGTTAAAGAGGAAATGGGTTTACCAGAAGAATAA
- the glmS gene encoding glutamine--fructose-6-phosphate transaminase (isomerizing), whose amino-acid sequence MCGIVGYIGNQDAKEILLKGLEKLEYRGYDSAGIALSNGEGVQVFKEKGRIADLRSIVDEEVFAPAGIGHTRWATHGVPSRLNAHPHKSASERFTIVHNGVIENYDLLKKEYLADVTLKSDTDTEVVVQLIEHFVEAGSDVKAAFVQTLKLLKGSYAFALLDEQNKDMIYVAKNKSPLLIGLGESFNVIASDAMAMLQVTDQYVELVDKEIVIVTKDEVTIETLEGEIISREAYTAELDASDIEKGTYPHYMLKEIDEQPVAIRKIIQEYQDKDGKLTIDPAIIEAVKAADRLYIVAAGTSYHAGLLGKQFIEKLAKIPVEVHVASEFGYNMPLLSEKPLFIFITQSGETADSRAVLVQVKEMGYPTLTITNVPGSTLSREADHTLLLYAGPEIAVASTKAYTSQMAVLSILAEVTARNKGYQIDFDLIHELGIIANAMEGVFEDKEELEAIAREYLETSRNAFYIGRGIDYYVGLEGSLKLKEISYIQAEGFAGGELKHGTIALIEDGTPIIALATQESVNLSIRGNVKEVVARGANPCIISMKGLEMDGDRYIVPAVHDLLTPLISVVPLQLIAYYAALHRGCDVDKPRNLAKSVTVE is encoded by the coding sequence ATGTGCGGAATTGTTGGTTATATTGGAAACCAGGATGCGAAAGAGATTTTATTAAAAGGTTTAGAGAAACTAGAATATAGAGGCTATGACTCAGCTGGTATTGCATTAAGCAATGGAGAGGGAGTTCAAGTTTTTAAAGAAAAAGGACGAATTGCTGACCTACGCAGTATTGTGGACGAAGAAGTATTTGCACCTGCTGGAATTGGTCATACACGCTGGGCAACCCATGGTGTGCCAAGCAGATTAAATGCGCACCCACATAAAAGTGCATCAGAACGCTTTACAATTGTTCATAATGGTGTCATTGAGAACTATGACTTATTAAAGAAAGAATACCTTGCTGATGTTACTTTGAAAAGTGATACAGATACAGAAGTCGTTGTTCAACTTATTGAACATTTTGTAGAAGCCGGAAGCGATGTAAAGGCAGCATTTGTTCAAACACTAAAATTATTAAAAGGGTCTTATGCGTTTGCCTTATTAGATGAGCAAAACAAAGACATGATATATGTAGCAAAAAATAAAAGCCCATTATTGATAGGATTAGGGGAAAGCTTCAATGTTATCGCAAGTGATGCAATGGCTATGCTTCAAGTAACTGATCAATATGTGGAATTAGTAGATAAAGAAATTGTGATCGTGACAAAAGACGAGGTAACCATTGAAACATTAGAGGGAGAGATTATTTCCCGGGAAGCATATACGGCAGAACTAGATGCTAGTGATATTGAAAAAGGAACATATCCTCATTATATGCTAAAAGAAATTGACGAACAGCCAGTAGCTATTCGCAAAATTATTCAGGAATATCAAGACAAAGATGGAAAGTTGACAATTGATCCAGCGATCATTGAAGCGGTGAAAGCTGCCGATCGACTGTACATTGTAGCTGCTGGTACATCTTATCATGCCGGTCTTCTTGGGAAGCAATTTATTGAGAAATTAGCAAAAATCCCTGTAGAGGTTCATGTGGCAAGTGAGTTCGGCTACAATATGCCGCTGCTTTCTGAAAAACCACTGTTCATTTTCATTACACAAAGTGGAGAAACTGCAGATAGCCGTGCTGTGCTTGTGCAAGTGAAGGAAATGGGTTATCCAACTCTAACTATCACAAATGTACCAGGCTCCACATTGTCTCGTGAAGCTGACCACACCTTATTATTGTATGCTGGTCCGGAAATTGCAGTAGCTTCTACTAAAGCTTATACTTCGCAAATGGCTGTATTGTCTATCCTTGCAGAAGTAACAGCAAGAAACAAAGGCTACCAGATAGATTTTGATCTTATTCATGAATTAGGTATCATTGCCAATGCCATGGAAGGCGTTTTTGAAGATAAAGAAGAGCTAGAGGCTATTGCTCGAGAATATCTGGAAACATCAAGAAATGCTTTCTATATCGGGCGCGGCATTGATTACTATGTTGGCCTTGAAGGTTCTTTAAAGCTAAAAGAAATCTCTTACATCCAAGCAGAAGGATTCGCAGGTGGAGAATTAAAGCATGGAACAATTGCTTTAATTGAAGATGGAACACCTATTATCGCATTAGCAACACAAGAGAGTGTTAACTTAAGCATACGTGGTAACGTGAAAGAGGTAGTAGCTCGTGGAGCAAACCCGTGCATCATTTCGATGAAAGGCTTAGAAATGGATGGCGACCGCTACATCGTACCAGCTGTGCACGATCTGTTAACACCCCTTATCTCTGTAGTACCATTACAATTAATTGCTTACTATGCAGCACTTCATAGAGGCTGCGACGTAGATAAACCACGTAACTTGGCTAAGAGTGTTACGGTGGAATGA
- a CDS encoding ComEC/Rec2 family competence protein, protein MTEKFGFEIEFLPVGENSKNGDAIAIRYGYPGDYKVMVIDGGTKDSGEKLVNHIQTYYGTSFVDYVVNTHPDKDHASGLTVVLENLEVGELWMHLPWEHSTTIRELFKDGRITDNSLSERIKENLNAAYCLYELALEKEIRINEPFEGDKIGEFTVLSPNKEWYLNELLPYFPGMPETKANEAFELLRSLQEATRSAIKKVINYLKETWSEETLKEDVSTSERNESSVILHSILNNTGVLLTGDAGVRALNKSVDYAESSGIDLKGCTVIQVPHHGSRHNISPSVLDKIVGPIIMEGAPATKQAYVSTSKGAENYPRRSVSNAFKRRGANVYATNGQTIRRSSNMPDRKGWSKSVPLPFYDEVEE, encoded by the coding sequence ATGACAGAAAAATTTGGTTTTGAAATTGAATTTTTACCAGTGGGGGAAAACAGCAAGAATGGGGATGCTATCGCTATTCGATATGGGTATCCTGGCGATTACAAGGTAATGGTGATAGATGGAGGAACGAAAGATTCCGGCGAAAAACTTGTGAATCATATTCAAACTTACTACGGAACTTCATTTGTGGATTATGTTGTTAATACTCACCCTGATAAGGACCACGCATCAGGATTAACTGTTGTCTTGGAAAATTTAGAAGTTGGTGAATTATGGATGCATCTTCCTTGGGAACATTCAACAACCATCCGCGAATTATTCAAAGATGGAAGAATTACTGATAATAGCCTTTCGGAACGGATAAAGGAAAATCTAAACGCAGCTTATTGTCTTTATGAATTAGCACTGGAGAAAGAAATAAGGATTAATGAGCCATTTGAAGGGGATAAAATCGGTGAGTTTACTGTTCTTTCTCCGAACAAAGAGTGGTACTTAAATGAACTGCTTCCATATTTCCCTGGGATGCCAGAAACTAAAGCTAATGAGGCGTTTGAATTACTACGTTCACTACAAGAAGCTACTCGAAGTGCTATCAAAAAGGTAATAAATTATTTAAAAGAAACCTGGTCGGAGGAAACATTAAAGGAAGATGTCTCGACCTCCGAGAGAAATGAAAGCAGCGTCATACTTCATTCGATACTAAATAACACTGGGGTTCTCTTAACAGGAGATGCTGGTGTCAGAGCATTGAATAAATCTGTGGACTATGCTGAATCATCGGGTATAGACCTCAAAGGTTGTACAGTTATTCAAGTCCCTCATCATGGGTCTCGTCATAACATTTCGCCGAGTGTGTTAGATAAAATTGTGGGACCCATTATTATGGAGGGTGCTCCTGCAACAAAACAAGCTTACGTATCAACTTCAAAAGGTGCGGAGAATTATCCTAGACGCTCAGTATCGAATGCTTTTAAACGCAGGGGGGCAAATGTTTATGCTACCAATGGGCAAACCATTCGTCGCTCTTCAAATATGCCTGACCGCAAAGGATGGAGTAAATCCGTACCATTGCCATTCTATGACGAAGTGGAGGAATAA
- a CDS encoding restriction endonuclease subunit S — MNSLIENFWNILFRRDIIKKEELLREAIRVIKTKQLADKQGKEFSESDKEALFQFMKENTEEKKLGFFPGDRDLFAELFFAGKNVHIIEFAIETYKNDYTGTILSPKYLTLFLKDYFNRENVNSVLINEAEKFLVGLEEIINESIDKTITLTTSNYLMYELLKQAFQLNKNIEVHHASLYLPLEFENKFDLVLSLPSFGGKINDVKSFMSNDTSSIALENQLSLLKEEGLLIEIVPASFTFSSNTSVIRKWISDNFSINSILAIPEGTFRPFTGIKTYLLTIKKGLKEESIQIGKLKLNDGTLIRDEMKSICNNDLEIYEDWRIELILAKDRSEIKKFRESELPKVKLKEVAEVFRGKSIMKNDLMPGDIFVLNISNIEDGQISLNEMETINEDERKVKRYELIENDLVMTCRGTVNKVAVFKEKSKKVIASANIIVIRFKENVLSDYVKIFLESPIGIELIKTFQRGTTVMNINPKDISELEIPMVDYNRQLEIVNKYQNELDLYQESVKKATDRWESQKSSIYNSLV; from the coding sequence ATGAATTCCTTAATTGAGAATTTTTGGAATATATTGTTTAGACGTGATATTATTAAGAAAGAGGAATTATTAAGAGAAGCAATCCGTGTTATTAAAACGAAACAATTAGCTGATAAGCAAGGAAAAGAATTTAGTGAATCAGATAAAGAAGCTCTGTTTCAGTTCATGAAGGAGAATACTGAAGAAAAAAAATTAGGGTTCTTTCCGGGGGACAGAGATTTATTTGCGGAATTATTTTTTGCGGGTAAGAATGTACATATTATAGAGTTTGCAATTGAGACGTACAAGAATGATTATACAGGTACTATTTTGTCACCTAAGTATCTAACTTTATTTTTGAAGGATTACTTTAATAGAGAAAATGTAAATAGTGTTTTAATTAATGAGGCAGAGAAATTCCTAGTTGGGCTAGAAGAAATAATAAATGAATCAATTGATAAAACGATTACATTAACAACTTCTAATTATTTAATGTATGAATTGCTCAAGCAGGCTTTCCAATTAAACAAAAATATAGAGGTTCATCATGCATCTTTGTACCTACCATTAGAATTTGAAAATAAATTTGATTTAGTTTTGTCCCTTCCATCATTTGGAGGAAAGATTAACGATGTTAAATCCTTTATGTCTAATGATACTTCTTCGATTGCATTAGAAAACCAATTGAGTTTATTAAAAGAAGAGGGGCTATTGATTGAAATAGTACCTGCAAGTTTTACGTTCTCTAGTAATACATCGGTTATAAGGAAGTGGATATCAGACAATTTTAGTATAAATTCTATCTTAGCCATACCCGAAGGTACTTTTCGTCCTTTTACCGGTATAAAAACCTACCTATTAACAATAAAAAAGGGATTAAAAGAGGAATCTATTCAAATTGGGAAACTAAAGCTGAACGATGGAACATTGATAAGAGATGAAATGAAATCAATTTGTAACAATGACCTCGAAATATACGAAGATTGGCGAATTGAATTAATTTTGGCTAAAGATAGAAGCGAGATAAAAAAATTTAGAGAGTCTGAATTACCAAAAGTGAAGTTAAAAGAGGTAGCAGAAGTATTTCGAGGCAAGTCAATTATGAAGAACGACTTAATGCCAGGGGATATATTTGTCTTAAACATATCAAATATCGAAGATGGTCAAATCTCACTTAATGAAATGGAAACGATTAATGAGGATGAGCGTAAGGTTAAACGGTACGAACTTATAGAAAATGATTTAGTTATGACTTGCCGTGGTACAGTAAACAAAGTTGCAGTATTTAAGGAGAAAAGTAAAAAGGTAATTGCTTCTGCTAATATTATTGTTATCAGATTTAAGGAAAATGTCCTAAGTGATTATGTTAAAATATTCCTAGAAAGCCCTATTGGAATAGAGTTAATTAAAACCTTCCAAAGAGGCACAACTGTAATGAATATAAATCCTAAAGATATTAGCGAATTAGAGATACCTATGGTGGATTATAATAGGCAACTTGAAATTGTTAATAAGTATCAAAATGAACTAGACCTTTATCAAGAATCAGTTAAGAAAGCTACTGATAGATGGGAATCACAAAAGAGTTCTATATATAACAGCTTGGTATAA
- a CDS encoding type I restriction-modification system subunit M has translation MSKTAANIGYEERLWTMADKLRGSMDAAEYKHVVLGLLFLKYVSDAFEEEYEKLSKEDYADPEDRDEYLASNVFWVPKEARWSFIKENAKKPEIGQIIDGAMVAIEKENKTLKGVLPKDYARPSLDKTRLGEVIDLFSFKVGDKESRSNDVLGRVYEYFLSKFASAEGKNGGEFYTPHSVVKLLVEMIQPYRGRIYDPCCGSGGMFVQSEKFVESHQGKIGDIAVYGQESNHTTWRLAKMNLAIRGIDNNLGDHNADTFHNDLHKGLKADFILANPPFNISDWGGERILEDVRWAFGTPPAGNANYAWIQHIISKLAPSGVAGFVLANGSLSASTTSESDIRRNIINADLVDAIVALPGQLFYSTQIPVSLWIISKNKATKGFRHRKGEILFIDAKNFGNLVDRKHKELSNEEILEIANIYNSWRKESSDYQDIKGLCKSAKIDEVREHEYILNPGRYVGVEELSEDSEEYELEVTRLTEEIAEYFAKSKKLEEEIKRNLGVIGYDI, from the coding sequence ATGTCAAAAACAGCCGCAAATATAGGTTATGAAGAACGTTTATGGACAATGGCAGATAAATTACGAGGGAGCATGGATGCTGCTGAGTATAAGCATGTGGTACTTGGCTTATTATTTTTAAAATATGTATCTGATGCTTTTGAAGAAGAATATGAGAAACTTTCCAAGGAAGATTATGCAGACCCTGAAGACCGTGATGAATATTTAGCTTCAAACGTGTTCTGGGTTCCAAAAGAAGCAAGATGGTCCTTTATAAAAGAAAATGCAAAAAAACCAGAAATTGGACAAATAATCGATGGTGCAATGGTTGCGATAGAGAAAGAGAATAAGACACTAAAAGGTGTTCTTCCAAAGGATTATGCACGCCCATCATTAGATAAGACCAGATTGGGTGAGGTTATTGACCTATTTTCTTTTAAAGTTGGAGATAAAGAGAGTCGTTCAAATGACGTTCTAGGTAGAGTATACGAGTATTTCCTAAGTAAATTTGCCAGTGCAGAAGGAAAAAATGGTGGTGAATTCTATACACCTCATTCTGTAGTTAAATTGCTTGTTGAAATGATTCAACCATATAGAGGAAGGATTTATGACCCATGCTGTGGCTCAGGCGGAATGTTTGTTCAAAGTGAAAAGTTCGTTGAATCACATCAAGGGAAAATTGGTGATATTGCCGTTTATGGACAAGAATCAAATCATACAACTTGGAGATTAGCAAAGATGAATCTTGCTATTCGAGGAATAGATAATAATTTAGGTGACCATAATGCGGACACTTTTCATAATGATTTACATAAAGGATTGAAAGCTGATTTTATTTTAGCTAACCCCCCATTTAATATAAGTGATTGGGGTGGAGAACGAATATTAGAAGATGTACGATGGGCTTTTGGAACACCACCGGCTGGAAACGCGAACTATGCTTGGATACAACACATTATATCAAAACTTGCTCCAAGTGGAGTTGCTGGCTTTGTTTTGGCGAATGGGTCATTATCAGCTAGTACAACAAGTGAGTCAGATATCCGCAGAAATATAATTAATGCGGATTTAGTAGATGCGATAGTAGCCTTACCTGGACAACTTTTTTACTCGACTCAAATTCCGGTATCTCTATGGATAATTTCTAAAAATAAGGCAACAAAAGGATTTAGACATAGAAAAGGGGAAATCTTGTTTATTGATGCTAAAAATTTCGGTAATTTAGTAGACCGAAAACATAAAGAGTTAAGTAATGAAGAAATATTAGAAATTGCTAATATTTATAATTCCTGGAGAAAAGAATCTTCAGATTATCAAGATATTAAAGGACTTTGCAAGTCAGCAAAAATAGATGAAGTAAGGGAACATGAGTATATCCTTAATCCAGGGCGTTATGTAGGTGTTGAGGAATTGAGTGAAGACAGCGAGGAATACGAACTCGAGGTAACAAGACTTACTGAAGAAATAGCAGAATACTTTGCTAAATCAAAAAAATTAGAGGAAGAAATAAAAAGAAACCTCGGAGTGATTGGTTATGACATATAG